The sequence ttttatttactccCTTTAAAGTTTTCAAAACAAAAGCATTAAACACATCAACCTGTATAATACATGATTCAAATTCACTTGAAGTTTAATTGGACATTTGATGGGTTTTTTAAGACAATGTTGCTTTGATATTAGAACCTTTTTAGTAGACTAGTAATTGGAATACTAACATTATTTACTTACTAGGAAAATCTTTAACTGGCTTCATTTTATATACTAGCTGTGAAATCTCAGTTTTGATATTGGCATCTAGTAAGTATTAAATTATAGctattatacttattttaaatgtttatgtatatacTGTGTAGAAGTGTCTTACACATACCAGTCACACAGACCATATCTGGGAGGAAACACTGAAGTGGAAGAGAAAAGATTACCAAAATCTTCCATCCTGTGGGAAGAATGTTCTCAGTGGCCTCAAGCCATTTATTTATCATGGCCAAATCAGAAGCTATCTAATCATTTCTTTAGCACTGATTTATGCAGAGCTCTGTTGAGAAGTGACTCTCTCTTCTCTtcgcagtcttttttttttttttttttttggggggacacaggatctcactctgtcacccaggctgcagtggtgcgatcttggctcaagcagtacctcccacctcagcctcccaggtagctgggaccacaggcttgcgccaccacaaccggctaattttttatattttttgtggagatggggtttcgctattggccaggctagtcttgaactcttgagctcaagccatctgcctgccttggtctcccaaagtgctgggattactggcataagccactgtgcccagcctctttgcaATCTTAAGGGTCAATAgacctctttttgtagagtcagtTATActtaattcataattttaaatccAAGAACTTTTTCTTAACCTCGTAAAATTTTAATTAGAACAATTAAACCATTTCTTTCTGTCCAAATTTAAGTAGGAGAATCCCAGCCTACCCCGACTTGTAATGCAGAATATCTGAAATTCTTATGATCTGTATTTTGGGGACCAAACTCCAAATGTTATGTTCTGTGTTCAGGAAAATCAAGTATGTGTTGTGGAACTCACAGGAGACAGTAGTAAGCCATGTAAAAGTATCTGTGGAAACTTCTATAAATGGATGTCAGGAGGTTTTAGCTGAGATGAGCTACTCCTCTTTCCCCTTTTGCTCTGAGAGATTGCTTTCCCTCTGAGAACAAAGAGGGGATATGGGAACTGACTTAAACATCCCCAAGCAGTGGATCCTACTAACGGAATAACTTACATCACTTTGTCTCATTTCCTCCCGGCAGGTTTCATTGTAGTTTAAAGACCCAGGTCTGTCTGGCAGCTGGGTCTCATAGATTAAACTTCCTTCTCAGTTCCAATCCTGGGTAGCTGTTTGCCCCTTAAGTGGTCATCAGCATCATTGTTAAGGAGTGTGAGTGGGTCAGGTTTTCTCACATTTGACCAATAGACTTCTTGGATAGACAGACAAACTCGTCTTCCCTTTCTCTACCTACCCCCACCCTATTTAGCggtaaaacaaacagaaatgggCCTGTCAGATTTAAGGGGCATAATACGTTGAGAAAAACCCAATAAGAAATAAGTACATTTCTAATTTGGCTAGAAATTAATGGTAAACACCGTTGTAAAAGTGGGTCATGGTAGCCCAGGTTAGACTAAACTCTGGTGGATAGTATTCTGATCCAtacattagaaataaattatgtcacattatagaatgatttaaaatattgtatttttagaaataagatCTTAGCGCTGTGAATTTAATGGAAGCATATAAGCTTCCATCTTAAGTCATAATTATTTTACTCAAAAAAAGTGAAGTTTCTAATCGATGCCCAGTAGCGGTCAAAACAGTAGTTTCTGTGGGGGAAGTAATGACCAGGAGGGGGCATGAGGGAGCCAGGTGGAGCCGGAAGTGTTTTCTGTCTTGATCTGAGTGCATGTAGTTCATGCTGACACAGGTGGAGCTGTATGAAAAATTAATCAAGCCAAATTGCAAGATTTGAAAAGTTTATTATATGTAAGATATATGTTTATGGAAAAGAAAGCCTCTAAAAACATAAGACAATGGAGCTTTAAAAAAGgttaggttttacatttttaaaactcattaataagataccaaattcaaGAGATTATAGTTACATTGTAAAACATAATCTTCTTTTAATAAAAGCTAATAATGACTGATGAATTACAAATGCACTTATTTATTGGTGATTAAAAACAATACTTAAGAACTTAAGCAGCTTGAGTAGTAGTTTAAGCTagacagagcaaagaaaattcttgtttaatagatatatatttttaattccagTAATAGTTTCTTAAATTCctgttaaaaatataatcaatatTAAAGTCAGCAAAATGCCTTTGACTGACGCCTGGATTATTTTACCACTTAACCTGgttacacagtgatttttttttttttctgtcagatgTAACTGACAACCAGTTTAGTCTTTAAGATAAATGAAGTGATAACTCACATTGCAGCATCTTGTGGAAAATATTCAAACTACATTTAAAatgcttctgtaaaatggagaactCTATTGCTCCACAAGAAAATGTATATGTAAAACTACAGGTTGGCTATGGTAATAGTAACTAAACTACATCCAACCCTGAAGGTAGAAAAAtccctgaaaagaaatacacagcCTAGtcataatatatcatataaaggttattttcttattttgaaaattctcCCAGATTTGGAGAAATCCAAACCTTCCCATAGTTCCCTTACTAGGCAGTGCCACATAAAGTTATTTAGTTAACATTATGATCATGGCTTACGATTAAATTCCATATGACAAACACTTATATATAGCAGCCGTCATTTTGGATGTTGGTTATGACAATATTTGCAGTTTGATTACAGAACACGCGTTCATTAAATTTGGTACAAAGCATGAACACTCAGGACAGATTGGCACAATACATGCAGTTTGAGAATTCTCTTATCTCAAGCCAGTCATCACTGAATAAGCCATAGTCCCAGTCTCGTTTTCCAAATCTTTCTCATATTGTAACTGACATTTAAAATGCTTCTTAAAACATCTTCCAGAATAtgaaaaatacactttaaaaatcaattatctgAATGCATGATGGAAATGAGGCAGGATGGCAGAGCCAGTGCCAGCTGAGAACACATGAGGgatggggggcagggggagctgGCCCAGGCTCACAGTGCCCATGGCAAGTGGGGGttcttgctgctgctgccccAGACAGCTTAACCTGTGGGGCAGAGATTCCCCAGGCCCCAGGGCAAGAGTGCTATTCCCAAAGGTATTTTGGGTAGCAGGAGGGGGCAGCTGCCAGAAGCCCAACAGGGGGGACAGGTCCAGAGAGGCAGGTATTGTTAGGTTCACAGCATCTGCAGGCAGCTCCTTGGGCAGGTTTACTTTACCAGCATTTCCCTTAGCCAGATCAAAACCTGGGTTGAGCTTTTGAGGTGACTGAGGCTCTTGCAGAGGCAAGTCCTCAAACAAACTGATATTGCAAAAACCTTTAGTATCTGCTTTGAGGGGCAGGCTTGCAAGTGGGGAGTATGAGGTAGAAGTGGTGTTGTACTTGTGACAGGGAAGGGGTGGCGGAGGAGAGCCAGGGGATACCGAGGGGTGGAGGGAGGACAGGGACTCTGGCAGCGGCTGCATAGGCTGGGCGGCTTGTTCTGGGGGACTGAGGGTGAGACTATGGACCTCAGCTGGCAAGCTACTTGCGAGCCCGTTCTGGGCAGAAGCTCCTAAAGGGAAAGGAGGCAAGGCAGCAGCCTTCAGTTGGAACGAAGGCGAGATGGTGTGGAAGGTGCTCAGAAGGTCTCCGGTCTGCAAGCTCTCTTTCATCAGCTCCTGTGAGTGGGTCTTCTTGGTATGCCGGGTGAGGTGATCCTTGCGCCCAAATCTCTGGGCACAGAACTGGCACAGGAAGTCCTTGCATCCTGTGTGGACCACCAGGTGGCGTCGCACATCCTTCCGGGTGTAGAAGCATCTTTCACAGTGGTCGCACTGGTGCTTCTTTTCCTTGGTTCCGCTAGGGGGCTTCTCTTCCGCATGGGCTTTGAGGTGGTCCAGTAGCACCTCGGTGCTCCCTAGCTCCAGGGCACAGACCCCACAGGTGAGGTCCCCACTGCTGGCCGCATGGAGGGCCAGGTGCCTCTTATAGCCCAGCATGGTGTTGTACTTCTTCCCACACTCCTCACACCCAAAGGCCATTTTGTTGGGGTCGTGGGTCTGGAGGTGGTTTTTCAGGTGGTCTTTCCGGTTGAACGTCTTCTCACAGTGAGCACACTGGTGAGATTTCTGGGGAGAATGGGTAGCCATATGCCTAGGAGCAGAAGGAGAAATTTTGCAATAGAGAGTTGTTTTAAGAGCTGAAGAAAGGTATAGAAACAATATTatatcaaaatgttaatagtttTCTCTGGGTCTTGGTATAATCTTCAAAATTCTTtcctatattttccaaatatataaacttttataaGTAAAAAAGCAAGCAATACTAAAGCCATAATACATTTTTCACACCTATAAaacgttttttgagacaggatctcactcttttggccaggctggagtgcagtggcacgatcatggctcactgcagcctcaacatcttgggctcaagcaatcttcccaccttagcctctcaaacagctgaactacaggcacacaccaccaggcctggctaatttttttttttttggagagacaaggtctcactatacccatgctggtctcaaactcctgggctcaagtgatcctcccgccttggcctcccaaagtgttgggattacagacaagagtcaccgtgcctggccagaatgttCTTAAAGATAAcatgtttttttaatgtatacaGATTTCTGAACAAAGTATgcaagtatttaaaaatacatgaccATGAAAAATCTTTTTCAGGAAGGGGTTAAAGGGGTCTTTTGTACTCTGGAAACTCAAGTGACTCAATTTGCCTGCTACCCAGAACCACACAAAGCCCCAGTTTTAGGTTATTGTTCCTAGTTCCtatgtttctgttgtttgagACAAAAAGTTCAGGCCATGGACATGTAACTCTTAGGAGCCTCTTAAAAAGTCCATCCTTAACCTCAGAAAAGTGTCTAATAGGACCCTCAACATCAGCCCACTGCCTTGctttcagcctcagcctctgcacgccgtgagatctcaccactgtctTGATTTCCTTCATTCAGTGCTTGCCTATCAGCTCTTATCTCTGATTCTGCTGCCTGTCTCCGTTACTTCAAATTTTCCCTCTAAGCCACCTTCGACTTACTTCTTAAAGGTCACTGGTAATTTCATTGGCAAAATTCAAAAAGActtactttcttctttaaatatgaaGCTGCTACTTCTAATAAGAGTTGTAAGTTTGTCTTCAACAATGGCTTCAGGGACAAGCTGTAGTCCGACTAGTCAATTTGgaatttcaaaatagctattttatatTTGTGAAGCAAAAATTAGTTATGGAAAGCCATCACAATTCCATCTCTTTCATAGTTCCACTGAATTGCTAACATCTAAACTCAACACTGGCTTTTAAAAACGCAGTGGTATAAGGAAACCCTGAGTTTGTCATCCTTAAGCTTTAAAAAGGTTCATTTTAATAACTAAAACGCAGAGCACTATATGTTAGCATCTCCTATAAAACAGAATCCTTCATTACAACTTGTAGCTTCATATCCCTCAGGGCAGATACCTTCTTTAGGGGTTTTGTCATGAGAGGTTAAAGCTTGTCCTAACTGACAATTTAAGTGCAGTTGTACCCTGTGAGCTTTCACATTAGATACAGAAGATTTTCTAACAACTCATTCCATAAAAGAGATAGGATCTCTTTAAGACAGTATGTTTAAGTCAAAAGTATACCTAATTACACCTTTCAGCCAACATCTGCCCTATACTGTTTATTCCTGCCCCTTTTGTGGAGCCAGAACTGGTGAGGGGTCTACAATAGCAGCTGTTGAGTGGAGGCCCCCACCTAGAGGCCAACTGGAAGCCAGttcaaaaaatataaagctaATCTGAATCGAActgtcattttcttaaaaataaagtacaacCTCATACCTCCCtcctctgtcacaaaaaaaaaaaaaaaaaaaaaaaaaaaagcctgctgtGTGCATCCCTTCCCTCCAGTACACCACAGCTTGTTTGCACATAAATGATAACGTGGTGGGTACCATAAGGCAGGGACAGGAACCAATACGATGGGCATCTGAGAAATCAGATTGTGCTGGTGTTTCCATGTTCTAGGTCTATCTAAATAAATGCACAGGTTGGAGAAAGGGTTTTTAGAGCATGTTAGAGGGCAAATAGCCATGTTGTTCTGCAAGatatccatatgtatatatatatcgcAGGAATAAATATGAAGGGGGGGCTGGCTTACACACTCGGTAtttaaacccttttttttttttttttttggcccagtACTGGTGAACGGGACCCCATAGCTCTCGGGTCAGTTTgtgcctctctcttttctttcattatagAGGATTTTCATctgatttgatttcatttatCACCCATGGGTAGATCAATACCAGGTTAACGACTGCACCTGGTTATTTCCTACCCACTCTTTCCTGTCCTACACCTGTACTACCTGTAAGTGGGGTGCAGTCTGACACCCCAGTAGTACTTGAGCAAGACCACTGCCTTCCAAACTTCATTAGCTCCCACACTTCTGAATTTCTTGACTCTTTCCCTTGCCTGTCATCTActtctttcccttttaatttATCCCTTACTTACTTATGCAACAATCCTGATCTAGAACATTCTCATCCTATAGCTGAAATTACTTCAACAACTTGTTTCTTTCCCTCAGTTTTTCATCTTACTTTATAACCCATGAAAACAGCTTTAGTATGTCCTAGAGTCAGTACCCAATGCCACCATCTTTGGGTATCATCTGGATCATGTCAGTGATCTTAGAATTACTTAGAGGTTGATTGCTCACATTAGGACCTCCAACCTTGCCAAATCATCTTTTCTTGCCTGTTGCTGTCTCTAACTGGTTTCATTATATGCTGTACTAGGACCCACATTCTGTTTTCTGGTTAAGCAAGTcagttattttttccttcaacctCTGTTGCCTCATcatcctttttttgagatgcagtcccaccctgtcaccaggctggagtgcagtggcttgatgtcagctcactgcaacctctgcctctcgggttcaagcgatcctcctacctcagcctcccgagtagctgggattacaggcgtgtactaccacgcccagctaattttttgtatttttagtagagacggggtttcaccatgttggccaggatgatctcgatctgttgacctcatgatccacccacctcggcctcccaaagtgctgggattacaggcatcatctttttttttaaaagcaaaaccgAAAGCATCCTGCCATCTCACACTCTTCCAGTCCTTTATTATATCACTGCTTCAGGCAAGAGAGGCGAGAGGCAAGAAatgctgggggctgaggcagggaaggCAGTTCTTGCATAAAGTACACTGACAGCTTCCCTTTTTGCCTCTCTTTACACCCTTAACTGAACAAACCATTTTCCTTGCTCAGAACAACTACCTTCTAAACATGACTTAAGACTTCTTTTTCAGCGCAGTTTACCATAGTAAATTATTTCTCGGAACATGCGGGGTACTGATTCTACCCCTGTCATACCCAAATACACATATACTCAGGTCCTGCAGTCCACCCTGTGGACCGCGTGTGTATGAAAAGTCAGCCTTCAGTATACACAGGTTTCACACCCTGCAAATACTGTACTTTCAATCTGCATTTGgttgaaaaatatttgtgtataagCGGACCCGCGCAGCtcaaactcatgttgttcaagggtcaactgtaatccCAATAGTTCCACTCCACtaattcttcttttctaaacATCGATCTCTTCTATGTGTCTCAGTCTTTATCCACAGTTTTAGTGTCCTCACTGTGACTCAGCTGCAGCCAGTGCTGCTCTCATGTTTGGGTAAGGACGCTTACCCTACGCACACGCAAGAAGCTTCATGCAAAACAGGGAGCCTCTGCAACAAAATCATGCACGTGATCGGCACTCAGTACTTCTACTCGTGACAGCTAGAGGGAGGCCCATGTACAGAagacatttgaattttaaaatatgtaagcatttgcaggctaatttttaaaaccaacttattacattacattacgtATAACAGTGGTATTCTTAAGGGCCAAGAGCATAATTTCCATCTTTTCAATTCTTTCAAGTGCCTTCCTCCAGGGTCACTCCAAGATTTCATAATGTGGTCTATGGTAATACCAGTTAGATGGAAAATCTCACTTGCTAAAGCCTGGCTCTCTCCAGGCGTTTGTATGTGAACAGTCAAAGTTGAAACTTCAAAGTTTATTTCATGAAATTAAGGGCAAATGGTGCATTTCCCTTAACCAAGTATCAAAAGCAGCATGTGTGAGTGGGCATGCTATGTGTGTGGCTCTGAGTGTGCACAGACACAACACACACCATGCTCATTACCAGTCCCAGTACTGTGCAGCACAGCCACTGCATGTACATGGAGTCTTTCCTGTGATATTAAAAAGATCCACTGGCAGCAGAAACTATATCTAATGTATTCATTTCCCTCATGGATGTAGGTACCTaacaggcattcaataaataacttagattaaatgtgatttttaaaaaagactcatCTGCTAAACCAGTGGTTTTTATCCTTTGGTGTGTCATGGATGCCTTTAAAACTGATTAAATGCACATGCTCCTCATCTGCATACCCACCTGAACTCCACTTACTAGGGTGGCTTTCCACCCAAGTTGAGAAACTGTGTTCCAAACACAGGTTTCAAATcagccttcctgccacttcttCAAATTATTATCTGAGTCCTCTTTCTAGGATACTGAACAAATCATATTTCTTCACTACTTATACACCTGAACGAGACAAACCCTCTCAGACAGAGGTAAGGCCTGCTATACAtggcttccttcctgcctgcacTTTTAGCCTCATCTGCTCCTCATCGGATAGTACCCTCTGTACATGGGTGCTTTAAGGCCAAGACTTATGGCTTTCCCAGAAcctcctctctgcctcctcctctttcATTGTGTCACAGCTTTAAGATTGTCCCCATCTGAGAAGCCATCCCAGGTTTCCTCAGGCAGTGAAGAACAACTTCTACCACCTGTATAGCTCTGTCAAAGCAGTGAGGTTGCATTTtaattgtcttttcttatttctccagCCATGGGGAGAGGCCTGGTATATTGTAGGTGCATACAAAATCTCTGTTGAATTAACTGACACTGCACAACAAGACTGTTACATAAAACCACAGGAATCACTGGATGCAGATTTAAAGAATCCCTCAAAGGCTAAAATGCATCCATATCCTGTGTCCCTTTCCCTTTGCATCGTGTGGTCTGAGGGCTAGAAAAGCCATTTAAACGTACTTCTAAAAGTGCATACCTTTGCTAAAGCCTCTCACCTCATCAATTTATATCTGGAAACAAAGGCTTTGCCACAGTCAGGCTGCACACACTTGTACGGCCGCTCCCTGGAGTGGGAATAATTGTGAATCGTGAACTTCTCCAGGGTGAGGAACGTCTTGCCACATAACTGGCAGGGGAACGTGGCCATGGGCTTTGCTTCTCACACCTTCCTTTTCAGATGTGCTGACCAAATGCTGTGCCATTTAAGCACAAACAGA is a genomic window of Pongo pygmaeus isolate AG05252 chromosome 5, NHGRI_mPonPyg2-v2.0_pri, whole genome shotgun sequence containing:
- the PLAGL1 gene encoding zinc finger protein PLAGL1 isoform X1 codes for the protein MATFPCQLCGKTFLTLEKFTIHNYSHSRERPYKCVQPDCGKAFVSRYKLMRHMATHSPQKSHQCAHCEKTFNRKDHLKNHLQTHDPNKMAFGCEECGKKYNTMLGYKRHLALHAASSGDLTCGVCALELGSTEVLLDHLKAHAEEKPPSGTKEKKHQCDHCERCFYTRKDVRRHLVVHTGCKDFLCQFCAQRFGRKDHLTRHTKKTHSQELMKESLQTGDLLSTFHTISPSFQLKAAALPPFPLGASAQNGLASSLPAEVHSLTLSPPEQAAQPMQPLPESLSSLHPSVSPGSPPPPLPCHKYNTTSTSYSPLASLPLKADTKGFCNISLFEDLPLQEPQSPQKLNPGFDLAKGNAGKVNLPKELPADAVNLTIPASLDLSPLLGFWQLPPPATQNTFGNSTLALGPGESLPHRLSCLGQQQQEPPLAMGTVSLGQLPLPPIPHVFSAGTGSAILPHFHHAFR
- the PLAGL1 gene encoding zinc finger protein PLAGL1 isoform X2, with product MATHSPQKSHQCAHCEKTFNRKDHLKNHLQTHDPNKMAFGCEECGKKYNTMLGYKRHLALHAASSGDLTCGVCALELGSTEVLLDHLKAHAEEKPPSGTKEKKHQCDHCERCFYTRKDVRRHLVVHTGCKDFLCQFCAQRFGRKDHLTRHTKKTHSQELMKESLQTGDLLSTFHTISPSFQLKAAALPPFPLGASAQNGLASSLPAEVHSLTLSPPEQAAQPMQPLPESLSSLHPSVSPGSPPPPLPCHKYNTTSTSYSPLASLPLKADTKGFCNISLFEDLPLQEPQSPQKLNPGFDLAKGNAGKVNLPKELPADAVNLTIPASLDLSPLLGFWQLPPPATQNTFGNSTLALGPGESLPHRLSCLGQQQQEPPLAMGTVSLGQLPLPPIPHVFSAGTGSAILPHFHHAFR